In Rhodothermia bacterium, the following are encoded in one genomic region:
- a CDS encoding carboxypeptidase-like regulatory domain-containing protein encodes MKRKITLTLLCGFLVGTTLAFAQTQLKGLVVDAKTKTPMPGVTIVVVGTVGGTITRTDGQYSINTRLSLPLTLRVSFIGYKTREAIISTSSPVTIELEDGDGVITDVIVTGNRVEERITKAPVTIEQVSVTQLQQTAAFDSYGVLQNVKGVDLLSQSLLFKSVNLRGFGANNNNRFVQLTDGMDNRSPGLGFGFGNTAGVSDLDIENIEILPGASSALYGPDALQGLMLTKTKSPFEFQGISAQVKTGINNVGKDDISAKPYTDFALRFAKQLSKDFAFKANLQLINGTDFIADDYNDRSTRSRRNFFLVDQAGKTVKFGYTPNNDPSQNFEYDGVNIYGDDITNGGAFDFAANHAVTGLQGKRVTRTGYTELELLGNEGKVFSNRVNLAAHYRLNDNIEAIASWNYGNGNLIRTAGFREYFPDYKRNQVRLELRSNSFFVRAYNTTQTAEGYNLGVLAQRILTSWKSTNTWAANFSSAFAANGGNLAAARTSADAGKPLAGSADFNSIRDKLINTLNNATAVTLSDGTKLNGVRLLDNSSLSHVEGKYDFRKFLPKNIDLITGASFRKYDMETQGTIFPLTVDNNEYTITEYGWYTQASVNFNITDKISFKPIVAVRYDKNEYFAGGFTPRVSAVVSVGEHNFRASWQSAFRNPSANQLLADGKIGEVGGSQRALETANLFDNPAYTEASVKNFQTSGNVADLVKYEPKPADFTTEKIKTWEVGYKSLLANRLYVDAFLYRSIYNDFIATQNYIQPNTTNVNDLKSTSTYRVLQVNFNNFNEIFVNGWGLGLEYVLPKGTSISGNYANQVGLITLRDNAGNVRKDAFGAEIVKRRMSEPEVSQVGRNFFISPENRYNISVGNPKVTKSLGFNVSWRWTDEMWVEQGNTQGDIMLPSWSSLDAAISYRIPSLRTIVKVGASNLLNQYYAQGYGLAQIGGMYYVSLNFDEFINR; translated from the coding sequence CCCGTACAGATGGACAGTATTCCATAAACACACGCTTATCACTTCCACTTACTCTACGTGTCAGTTTCATCGGTTACAAAACGCGAGAGGCCATTATCTCGACCTCTTCGCCCGTGACGATTGAATTGGAAGACGGAGATGGTGTCATTACGGATGTTATCGTAACGGGGAACCGTGTTGAGGAGCGAATCACCAAAGCGCCCGTAACCATCGAGCAAGTTAGTGTTACGCAACTCCAACAAACGGCTGCATTCGACTCGTATGGGGTTTTACAGAACGTAAAAGGTGTGGACTTGCTCTCGCAAAGTTTGCTTTTTAAATCTGTTAACCTCCGTGGTTTTGGGGCAAACAACAACAACCGTTTTGTACAATTAACCGATGGCATGGACAACCGGTCTCCGGGATTGGGCTTTGGCTTTGGGAATACAGCGGGCGTTTCAGATTTGGATATTGAAAATATTGAGATTTTGCCCGGTGCTTCTTCGGCGTTGTATGGCCCAGATGCCCTGCAAGGCTTGATGCTGACCAAAACCAAGTCCCCGTTCGAGTTCCAAGGCATCAGCGCTCAAGTAAAAACCGGTATTAACAATGTAGGGAAAGACGACATTTCTGCAAAGCCTTATACCGATTTTGCGCTCCGTTTTGCCAAGCAGTTAAGCAAAGACTTCGCCTTCAAAGCTAACCTTCAACTGATCAATGGTACGGACTTTATAGCAGATGATTATAATGACCGTTCTACCCGTTCGCGCCGGAATTTCTTTCTGGTAGATCAAGCAGGCAAGACTGTCAAGTTCGGATATACACCAAACAATGATCCTTCACAAAACTTCGAATATGACGGCGTTAATATCTATGGGGACGACATTACAAACGGCGGCGCCTTCGACTTTGCCGCAAATCATGCCGTTACCGGGCTTCAAGGAAAGCGCGTAACCCGTACAGGCTATACCGAATTGGAGTTGCTTGGCAACGAAGGTAAGGTCTTTAGCAACCGCGTAAATTTGGCGGCACACTATCGGCTCAATGACAACATCGAGGCCATCGCTTCGTGGAATTATGGAAATGGCAACTTGATTCGGACTGCGGGCTTTAGGGAATATTTTCCGGACTATAAGCGCAATCAGGTTCGTCTTGAGCTACGGAGCAATAGCTTCTTTGTTCGTGCATACAATACCACACAAACTGCCGAAGGCTATAACTTAGGTGTTTTAGCACAACGGATTTTGACCAGCTGGAAATCCACCAATACTTGGGCTGCTAACTTTTCATCCGCTTTTGCTGCAAATGGTGGAAATTTGGCAGCAGCCCGCACCAGTGCAGACGCCGGAAAGCCCCTTGCAGGATCTGCTGATTTTAATAGCATTCGGGACAAGTTGATCAATACCTTGAACAACGCAACGGCGGTAACGCTATCCGATGGAACCAAACTCAATGGGGTGCGCTTATTGGATAATTCCTCGCTTTCGCATGTGGAAGGGAAGTATGACTTCAGAAAATTTTTGCCAAAAAACATAGACTTGATTACTGGAGCCAGTTTCCGTAAGTACGATATGGAGACACAAGGAACGATCTTCCCGCTCACCGTGGACAATAATGAATACACCATCACGGAATACGGATGGTACACACAAGCCTCGGTAAATTTCAACATTACCGATAAGATCAGCTTTAAACCCATCGTTGCCGTTCGCTACGACAAAAACGAGTATTTTGCCGGTGGATTTACCCCTCGCGTCTCGGCGGTTGTTTCGGTAGGCGAACACAACTTCCGCGCTTCTTGGCAGTCTGCATTCCGCAACCCATCCGCCAACCAGCTTTTGGCAGATGGCAAGATCGGGGAGGTAGGTGGCTCACAACGGGCTTTGGAAACCGCAAACTTGTTTGACAATCCCGCTTATACGGAAGCCTCTGTTAAAAACTTCCAGACTTCAGGAAACGTAGCTGATCTGGTAAAATATGAACCGAAGCCCGCAGACTTTACAACCGAGAAAATCAAAACATGGGAAGTTGGTTATAAGTCACTTCTTGCCAACCGGTTGTATGTGGATGCGTTCTTGTATCGGAGTATTTACAACGACTTTATTGCCACGCAGAACTATATACAACCGAATACCACGAATGTTAATGACCTGAAAAGCACCAGTACATACCGCGTATTACAAGTAAATTTCAATAATTTTAATGAGATCTTTGTAAACGGCTGGGGCTTGGGCTTAGAGTATGTTTTACCTAAAGGCACCAGCATATCGGGTAACTATGCCAACCAAGTGGGTCTCATTACCCTGCGCGATAATGCTGGTAATGTTCGTAAGGATGCCTTCGGGGCAGAAATTGTAAAACGTCGGATGAGTGAACCGGAAGTCTCGCAAGTAGGCCGAAACTTCTTCATCTCGCCAGAGAACCGCTACAACATCTCGGTCGGCAATCCAAAAGTCACCAAGAGCCTTGGCTTTAATGTGTCTTGGCGTTGGACAGACGAGATGTGGGTAGAGCAAGGCAATACGCAGGGCGATATTATGTTGCCTTCTTGGAGTTCCTTAGATGCCGCCATTAGTTACCGTATTCCCTCCCTTAGAACTATCGTGAAAGTTGGTGCGAGCAACCTGCTGAATCAGTATTACGCCCAAGGGTATGGATTGGCACAAATTGGTGGTATGTACTATGTCTCGTTAAATTTTGACGAGTTCATAAACCGTTAA
- a CDS encoding LLM class flavin-dependent oxidoreductase, giving the protein MTQIRTEARAVEVAWFGDLCGGDTQFLGVLDNERRSNYKHCRNIVRTADQLGYNNILLPTSYMVGQEVIPFAAAMSGQTEQINLLAALRMGEIHPPMLARHITTLDHMLEGRLTVNILNSDLPGMKESSDLRYKRCGEAVEILKQAWTQDRIQFEGECYKFDLPADPVKPYQQNGGPLLYFGGISDGSKEVCAEHCDVFLMWPEPEQNISETIADMGQRAKKYGREIDFGLRIHVIVRETEDEARAYAKHIMSKFDGKKLNLKYRTQDSGSLGVRRQDEIREQMADEEDFVEPHLWTGIGRARSGCGGAIVGNPDQVLAKMERYMDMGIRAFVLSGYPLIEECNLFARYVLPHLPTQKLSVLQGRTPAREPETPLTYQPLR; this is encoded by the coding sequence ATGACACAAATCAGAACAGAAGCGCGTGCCGTAGAAGTGGCTTGGTTTGGCGATCTCTGTGGTGGAGATACGCAGTTTTTGGGCGTCTTGGACAACGAACGTCGGAGCAATTACAAGCACTGCCGGAATATTGTACGCACGGCAGACCAGTTGGGGTACAACAACATCTTATTGCCCACCTCCTATATGGTTGGACAAGAAGTGATTCCATTTGCGGCAGCAATGTCGGGGCAAACGGAACAGATCAACCTTTTGGCCGCACTCCGCATGGGCGAAATCCATCCACCGATGTTGGCGCGGCACATCACTACCTTAGACCATATGTTGGAAGGACGACTGACGGTGAACATCCTTAACTCGGACTTGCCCGGCATGAAGGAAAGCAGTGACTTGCGCTACAAACGCTGTGGCGAGGCCGTAGAGATTCTAAAACAGGCATGGACACAAGACCGCATCCAGTTTGAAGGCGAGTGCTACAAGTTTGATTTACCCGCAGACCCCGTAAAGCCTTATCAACAAAATGGCGGGCCTTTGTTATACTTTGGTGGCATCTCCGATGGTTCCAAAGAGGTGTGTGCCGAGCACTGCGATGTCTTTTTGATGTGGCCAGAGCCTGAGCAAAATATTTCTGAAACCATTGCAGACATGGGCCAGAGGGCAAAAAAATATGGCCGCGAAATTGACTTTGGGTTGCGTATTCATGTGATCGTCCGCGAGACCGAAGACGAGGCACGCGCCTATGCCAAGCACATCATGTCTAAATTTGATGGCAAAAAACTAAACCTAAAATACCGGACGCAAGACTCCGGATCGCTTGGAGTGCGTCGCCAAGATGAAATCCGTGAACAAATGGCCGATGAAGAAGACTTTGTAGAACCCCATCTTTGGACGGGCATCGGGCGTGCGCGTTCCGGTTGTGGTGGCGCTATCGTTGGTAATCCAGATCAAGTGCTGGCCAAAATGGAGCGTTACATGGATATGGGCATCCGTGCCTTCGTGCTTTCGGGCTATCCCCTCATCGAAGAATGTAACTTGTTTGCTCGATATGTTTTGCCGCACCTTCCTACCCAAAAACTCTCTGTGCTTCAAGGCCGGACACCTGCTCGCGAACCAGAAACCCCCTTGACCTATCAGCCGTTGCGATAG
- a CDS encoding sodium/solute symporter (Members of the Solute:Sodium Symporter (SSS), TC 2.A.21 as described in tcdb.org, catalyze solute:Na+ symport. Known solutes for members of the family include sugars, amino acids, nucleosides, inositols, vitamins, urea or anions, depending on the system.) codes for MLRSLETFDFVMLFVLLLLMPTAGLWVAFFRRKSSETYFLAGRSLKWWAVAGSIFGTNINSSHLIGMLGIGYSVGFAQSHYEVLAVPAVLLLCYVFVPIYRKRQVFTLSQYLEHRYNEHARLVYTIIMILLILVQLIAGFYIGGRTIALLFQGMDFQILYWQGVMLIALVACSYTIWGGMESIVITDNIQTAMMLIAGVVVAIFTFSQPEIGGFFGLMALDQRMPLEAQKMHLYLPSNHPNLPWTGIFTGLVVAHSFYWTTNQYLVQRTLAANSDYEAKLGIIASGFLKLTVPFFSIATGVAAAYVFKSRFGEASIMPDDAFLKLVEIVIPMGWGLTGMILAGLTAATFSSVDSMMNSATTLLSLDVYKKYIKPDADDAHMLRFGRIAIFVMVAIAAWLALWTYSPSSKDNFFLTLTARQSYLTPGVVAAFFVGILWRRAHPRAAVITMFIAPFLAWGIETIYAMIATSSPGLAAMFGEKLNFLHRIFLTLVSCVSLHIGLSWLWRHKVEEYPALDLTISVKDVVKWTMLFLVLQIPLIAFIVSGWFSAQTIAFPAALIPMAIFLWNFRQMPHDEEVQGKLLRSDLFYSGLLSSCTVFILYYFA; via the coding sequence ATGCTACGTAGCTTAGAGACCTTCGATTTTGTTATGCTTTTTGTGCTGCTCCTGCTCATGCCTACGGCAGGACTATGGGTGGCGTTCTTCCGACGAAAAAGTTCCGAGACGTATTTCCTCGCCGGACGTTCGCTAAAATGGTGGGCCGTAGCGGGTTCTATTTTCGGTACAAATATCAACTCCTCGCACCTGATCGGCATGTTGGGCATCGGGTACTCGGTAGGGTTTGCACAGAGCCATTACGAAGTCTTGGCCGTGCCCGCTGTCTTGTTGCTTTGCTATGTTTTTGTTCCCATCTACAGAAAAAGACAGGTTTTCACCCTCTCACAGTATTTAGAACATCGGTACAATGAACATGCACGATTGGTTTATACCATCATCATGATTTTATTGATCTTGGTACAATTAATTGCAGGATTTTACATTGGCGGTCGTACCATCGCCTTGTTGTTCCAAGGGATGGACTTTCAAATTCTATATTGGCAGGGCGTAATGCTCATTGCTTTAGTGGCCTGCAGCTATACCATTTGGGGTGGGATGGAGTCTATCGTTATCACTGACAACATTCAAACAGCGATGATGCTAATTGCTGGTGTTGTTGTGGCCATTTTCACCTTCTCCCAACCCGAAATCGGCGGCTTTTTTGGTTTGATGGCTTTAGACCAGCGTATGCCATTAGAGGCACAGAAAATGCACCTCTATTTGCCCTCAAACCATCCCAACCTGCCATGGACGGGTATTTTTACAGGCTTGGTTGTGGCGCATTCGTTTTATTGGACTACCAACCAATATTTGGTACAAAGAACACTCGCCGCTAATAGCGACTATGAGGCCAAATTAGGCATTATTGCTTCTGGTTTTCTGAAATTAACGGTTCCCTTTTTCTCCATTGCAACTGGTGTTGCAGCGGCCTATGTCTTTAAGTCCCGCTTCGGAGAAGCCTCCATCATGCCTGATGATGCCTTCCTTAAATTGGTAGAAATTGTAATCCCGATGGGTTGGGGGCTAACGGGGATGATCCTTGCAGGGTTAACGGCAGCAACTTTTTCATCGGTAGATTCGATGATGAACTCCGCAACCACGTTACTTTCCTTGGATGTGTATAAAAAGTACATTAAACCCGATGCCGACGATGCACATATGCTCCGGTTTGGCCGGATAGCCATTTTTGTAATGGTGGCCATTGCTGCTTGGCTGGCTTTATGGACGTATAGCCCCAGTTCAAAAGACAACTTTTTCCTGACCCTAACCGCTCGGCAATCGTACCTGACACCGGGCGTGGTTGCCGCCTTCTTTGTCGGAATTTTATGGCGACGCGCACACCCACGTGCAGCCGTTATTACCATGTTTATCGCCCCTTTTTTGGCTTGGGGTATCGAGACAATTTACGCCATGATAGCAACCTCTTCACCCGGCCTTGCAGCCATGTTTGGCGAAAAGCTCAACTTTCTGCACCGTATTTTCCTCACATTGGTATCGTGTGTGAGCCTACATATTGGTCTAAGTTGGTTGTGGCGCCATAAGGTGGAAGAATATCCAGCATTGGACTTGACAATATCGGTGAAGGATGTCGTAAAATGGACGATGTTGTTCTTGGTCTTACAAATTCCACTGATCGCCTTTATTGTTTCCGGCTGGTTCTCTGCACAAACCATTGCTTTTCCGGCAGCCCTCATTCCAATGGCCATATTCTTGTGGAACTTCCGACAAATGCCCCATGACGAAGAAGTACAAGGGAAATTATTGCGTTCAGACTTGTTCTATTCTGGTTTGTTGAGTTCCTGTACCGTATTTATTTTGTATTACTTCGCATAA